The Dermacentor albipictus isolate Rhodes 1998 colony chromosome 2, USDA_Dalb.pri_finalv2, whole genome shotgun sequence genome has a segment encoding these proteins:
- the LOC139056115 gene encoding autism susceptibility gene 2 protein-like isoform X5 produces MDSDSQDHNACDSESDSERASDAGSDLFSGPAHHPRPPQAPSLGQAAASPASSAATTTTTPAGAAAAAAAPTTAVTTASCTPTTATTTNAAAAPPCVPPSARSSPPLARRAPPSPAAAALLHNGPSWQQQQQPAEPQQQPPQQQLPQQHQQQQQQPATAAAAPVTPAVTSAPSPVVSTPTTTSSSATSCAPALGLGSSSTTTTTSASNSSVNVSAVSSSIHQRPRLAPGSPAPCRLPSAEPSPPPAPSLVSELLSQPPYLPPEALNGNHSSSSSSVGGCASLVGPREHHLFSNSRTPTTPATTPPVGATAHAAAAASVGGGAAPPPLRNGSAFAGHGSSPSPLLASHLVHNPGTAGSREGSSGSVSKPVTPAAAAPAPGPLFPFSLVQPPPHSRGSPHSSRGSPQSSFLAALPTPPPATAARPGLAVTPTRAPTPTSSLGSSHSNSSLSSLSQLSQSLQGKESGGGGSSSSSSGSGRGGSRNNTPCSLAPPLGSVPERSNLPPGIYSGASSNSLTSLVFSKPWAGSGPGSYPGVPVTSNGPPSARMGTPPVAAHRPTPPLPVSSSGPSPSSSSAAAASSAAAAAAAAAGLGFPPHPGMFAPPIAPPGAPPLASTALGLPAGPTAFVPDAPLLPNQDLLRRELDTRFLASQDRSIAIPPPPYMRTELHHHPTQPAQQQHHPLHPAHSPFLPPALAGSLVPQPSPHLYDKFHPKLDSPFYSRSAALGLSGYTGLSPLLNPSMATGTPFVSPAHLAAFQPKMNPLVKNKNMKSGRWCAMHVRIAWEIYNHQQKQQQQQQQQSSSEPASHKSGPSTVGPGASAPSGPPPSSASLSAKGDLLRAQNHHLYSSLPRPHDLSAFPSALLGPGGAGHPRAPFEASPHGNFLAPSPGHIAASMSRMPVSTSSSSLSRSTASRVLPPPGMSPFARPGFPGFVGAPAGNAYGTLGGLAGLSANSAASLFASRGDLGAGCLGQDPWARLHRGAPFGPLGGAAPAPQPGGGGQPGAGGGAWGGLKAEADRERLEQQQHEGEKQRRLEAAAAAAAAADKERKEREAAAALEKAKEIEREKKAQEERQRERDRENRLHLHHNLSEGILRNGDYMDARATSNSHHQLIRDREPHSRPTEWSLREPPTRSPARAPKVEGPYEPPPPPKVEVRVKEERREPDEPERKRPAPPPAAVPPVPSSDDFRNAHFLNLGAAERAAFWNVAAAAAAPPLGGPGSDPYRTLLDFHHPATRSELDRERYRLLNPMVAFHDRFRDISELDRLALERELQSKLAAPPLRSADPAAFSSLFSQLGPPSPYLGGLAGLAASSRASAKNGPTSAAPPGSRPEGAVPPPLIPCGSGGGAGGPNSGPPPHGLSSLNHKMGSLVDHGAHHDMALYAKERRELANHKAEGQLR; encoded by the exons GGCCCCCGCAAGCGCCGAGCCTCGGCCAGGCGGCGGCCAGCCCGGCGTCCAGTGCGGCGACGACGACCACTACACCCGCcggcgcggcggcggcagcggcggcaccaACCACTGCCGTGACCACTGCGAGCTGCACGCCGACGACCGCCACCACGACCAACGCTGCAGCCGCGCCGCCGTGCGTGCCGCCCAGCGCCCGCTCTAGTCCCCCCCTGGCACGGCGAGCACCGCCGTCGCCCGCAGCAGCCGCGTTGCTGCACAATGGGCCTTcgtggcaacagcagcagcagccggccGAACCGCAGCAGCAACCTCCCCAGCAGCAGCTTCcccagcagcaccagcagcagcagcagcagcccgccACTGCCGCCGCGGCGCCCGTGACGCCCGCCGTGACGAGCGCTCCGTCGCCCGTGGTCAGCACGCCGACCACGACCAGCAGTAGCGCCACGTCTTGTGCGCCAGCCTTGGGTCTCGGCTCGAGCAGCACGACCACCACAACCAGCGCCAGTAACAGCAGTGTGAACGTGAGCGCCGTTAGCAGTAGCATCCACCAGCGACCCCGATTGGCACCGGGCAGCCCCGCGCCTTGCCGATTGCCGTCGGCCGAGCCGTCGCCCCCGCCGGCACCGAGCCTCGTATCTGAACTGCTGTCGCAGCCGCCCTACCTGCCGCCCGAAGCGCTCAATGGAAACCATTCGTCTTCATCTTCGAGCGTCGGTGGCTGTGCCTCGCTAGTGGGGCCGCGCGAGCACCACCTCTTCAGCAACAGCCGGACACCGAcgacgcccgccacgacgccacCCGTTGGCGCCACAGCGCACGCCGCGGCCGCGGCCTCGGTGGGCGGCGGTGCGGCGCCGCCTCCCCTGCGCAACGGCAGCGCGTTCGCCGGCCACggctcgtcgccgtcgccgctGCTGGCGAGCCACCTGGTCCACAACCCGGGCACCGCCGGCAGCCGCGagggcagcagcggcagcgtGTCCAAGCCCGTGACGCCCGCGGCCGCTGCGCCCGCGCCGGGGCCCCTGTTCCCCTTCTCGCTGGTGCAGCCGCCGCCGCACAGCCGCGGCTCGCCGCACAGCAGCCGAGGTTCGCCGCAGAGTTCGTTCCTGGCCGCGCTGCCCACGCCGCCGCCGGCCACGGCCGCCCGCCCGGGCCTCGCGGTCACGCCCACGCGCGCCCCGACCCCGACGTCCAGCCTGGGAAGCTCGCATTCCAACAGCAGCCTGTCCAGCCTCAGCCAGTTGAGTCAGTCGCTGCAGGGCAAggagagcggcggcggcggcagcagtagtagcagcagcggcagcggccgaGGGGGATCGCGCAACAATACGCCCTGCTCCCTGGCACCGCCACTGGGCTCTGTGCCGGAGAGGTCCAACCTGCCGCCGGGAATCTACTCCGGTGCATCTTCCAACAGCCTCACCAGCCTGGTCTTCTCCAAGCCCTGGGCTGG GTCCGGGCCCGGCTCCTACCCAGGAGTGCCGGTGACCAGCAACGGCCCTCCATCAGCACGAATGGGGACACCACCTGTGGCGGCGCACCGACCCACGCCCCCACTGCCTGTCAGCAGCAGCGGGCCCTCCCCCTCTTCCTCCTCCGCCGCCGCAGCCTcctcagcagcggcggcagcggcagcggctgCAGGCCTGGGGTTTCCTCCTCATCCAGGAATGTTCGCTCCCCCCATCGCACCACCAGGGGCTCCCCCACTTGCCTCCACTGCTTTGGGCTTGCCTGCTGGACCCACTGCCTTTGTGCCAGATGCGCCTCTGCTGCCAA ACCAAGACCTGCTGCGACGAGAGTTGGACACGCGGTTCTTGGCATCTCAGGACCGGTCAATAGCGATTCCGCCGCCACCCTACATGCGCACTGAACTTCACCATCACCCAACGCAACCTGCCCAGCAGCAGCATCATCCTTTACACCCAGCACACAGCCCATTCCTGCCCCCTGCCCTCGCAGGGTCCCTAGTGCCGCAGCCATCACCTCACCTG taTGACAAGTTCCATCCAAAGCTGGACTCTCCATTTTATTCAAGAAGTGCCGCA TTGGGGTTGTCCGGTTACACTGGTCTGTCTCCACTTCTCAACCCAAGCATGGCCACTGGAACCCCATTCGTATCACCTGCCCATCTTGCTGCATTTCAGCCAAAA ATGAACCCCCTTGTGAAGAACAAGAACATG AAGTCCGGTCGGTGGTGCGCCATGCATGTCCGCATTGCCTGGGAGATCTACAACCACcagcagaaacagcagcagcagcaacagcagcagtcaTCCTCAGAGCCTGCCTCTCACAAAAGTGGCCCCTCCACTGTTGGGCCTGGTGCGTCAGCGCCGTCCGGCCCCCCTCCCTCCTCTGCCTCTCTGTCTGCCAAAGGTGACCTTCTGAGGGCGCAGAATCATCACCTGTACTCGTCTCTGCCAAGGCCGCACGACCTCAGTGCCTTTCCATCGGCATTGCTGGGGCCAGGCGGAG CTGGCCACCCTAGGGCACCCTTCGAAGCGTCACCTCATGGCAATTTTCTCGCACCTAGCCCCGGTCACATAG CCGCAAGCATGAGTCGAATGCCAGTGTCCACATCGAGCAGTTCTCTCAGCCGGTCAACGGCATCACGAGTGCTTCCTCCTCCTGGAATGTCCCCCTTTGCAAGGCCCGGTTTCCCTGGATTTGTTGGTGCACCCGCTGGAAATGCTTATGGCACGCTTGGAGGGCTTG CTGGGTTGTCAGCAAATTCGGCAGCCAGTCTCTTTGCGAGTCGGGGCGACCTGGGAGCCGGCTGCTTGGGCCAGGACCCATGGGCACGCCTGCACCGTGGAGCACCTTTCGGTCCTCTTGGTGGGGCAGCTCCTGCGCCTCAACCAGGGGGTGGAGGCCAACCCGGTGCAGGGGGTGGTGCCTGGGGAGGCCTCAAGGCTGAGGCTGACCGCGAGCGTCTAGAGCAGCAACAGCACGAAGGGGAGAAGCAACGCAGGCtcgaggctgctgctgccgccgctgccgctgctgacAAGGAGCGCAAAGAGCGCGAGGCCGCCGCAGCTCTCGAGAAGGCTAAGGAGATCGAGAG GGAAAAGAAGGCCCAGGAAGAAAGACAACGAGAAAG GGATCGGGAGAACCGGCTACACTTGCACCACAATCTATCAGAAGGAATTCTACGAAACGGGGACTACATGGACGCACGAGCAACGAGTAACAGCCACCACCAACTCATCCGAGACCGAGAGCCCCACTCACGCCCGACTGAGTGGAGCCTTCGGGAACCCCCAACACGGTCGCCCGCCCGAGCTCCCAAGGTCGAGGGTCCCTACGAACCACCGCCACCTCCCAAGGTCGAAGTGAGGGTAAAAGAAGAGCGGCGCGAACCCGACGAGCCAGAACGGAAGCGGCCAGCACCTCCACCCGCCGCTGTGCCACCCGTTCCGTCTTCGGACGACTTCAGGAATGCCCACTTTCTCAATCTGGGTGCCGCGGAGAGGGCTGCCTTCTGGAACGTTGCGGCTGCAGCCGCGGCCCCGCCACTGGGTGGCCCCGGTAGTGACCCTTACCGAACATTGCTCGACTTTCACCACCCAGCCACCCGCAGTGAACTCGACCGGGAGCGTTACCGCCTACTCAATCCCATGGTCGCCTTCCACGACCGATTCCGCGACATCTCAGAGCTGGATCGATTGGCACTCGAGCGAGAGCTGCAGAGCAAGCTGGCCGCCCCTCCCCTAAGGTCCGCAGACCCAGCAGCCTTCTCTAGCCTCTTCTCACAGCTGGGTCCCCCGAGCCCCTACCTCGGGGGCCTTGCGGGGCTGGCAGCATCCAGCCGGGCTAGTGCCAAGAACGGGCCCACCTCGGCCGCACCCCCTGGGTCCCGCCCCGAGGGTGCCGTGCCTCCCCCGCTCATCCCCTGCGGCAGCGGAGGGGGCGCAGGGGGACCTAACAGTGGTCCACCCCCGCACGGACTGTCCTCTCTCAACCACAAGATGGGCTCGCTCGTCGACCACGGCGCGCACCATGATATGGCACTCTATGCCAAGGAGAGGAGAGAACTGGCCAATCACAAGGCAGAAGGGCAGCTAAGGTAG
- the LOC139056115 gene encoding autism susceptibility gene 2 protein-like isoform X4: MNNTAPLDSDSQDHNACDSESDSERASDAGSDLFSGPAHHPRPPQAPSLGQAAASPASSAATTTTTPAGAAAAAAAPTTAVTTASCTPTTATTTNAAAAPPCVPPSARSSPPLARRAPPSPAAAALLHNGPSWQQQQQPAEPQQQPPQQQLPQQHQQQQQQPATAAAAPVTPAVTSAPSPVVSTPTTTSSSATSCAPALGLGSSSTTTTTSASNSSVNVSAVSSSIHQRPRLAPGSPAPCRLPSAEPSPPPAPSLVSELLSQPPYLPPEALNGNHSSSSSSVGGCASLVGPREHHLFSNSRTPTTPATTPPVGATAHAAAAASVGGGAAPPPLRNGSAFAGHGSSPSPLLASHLVHNPGTAGSREGSSGSVSKPVTPAAAAPAPGPLFPFSLVQPPPHSRGSPHSSRGSPQSSFLAALPTPPPATAARPGLAVTPTRAPTPTSSLGSSHSNSSLSSLSQLSQSLQGKESGGGGSSSSSSGSGRGGSRNNTPCSLAPPLGSVPERSNLPPGIYSGASSNSLTSLVFSKPWAGSGPGSYPGVPVTSNGPPSARMGTPPVAAHRPTPPLPVSSSGPSPSSSSAAAASSAAAAAAAAAGLGFPPHPGMFAPPIAPPGAPPLASTALGLPAGPTAFVPDAPLLPNQDLLRRELDTRFLASQDRSIAIPPPPYMRTELHHHPTQPAQQQHHPLHPAHSPFLPPALAGSLVPQPSPHLYDKFHPKLDSPFYSRSAALGLSGYTGLSPLLNPSMATGTPFVSPAHLAAFQPKMNPLVKNKNMKSGRWCAMHVRIAWEIYNHQQKQQQQQQQQSSSEPASHKSGPSTVGPGASAPSGPPPSSASLSAKGDLLRAQNHHLYSSLPRPHDLSAFPSALLGPGGAGHPRAPFEASPHGNFLAPSPGHIAASMSRMPVSTSSSSLSRSTASRVLPPPGMSPFARPGFPGFVGAPAGNAYGTLGGLAGLSANSAASLFASRGDLGAGCLGQDPWARLHRGAPFGPLGGAAPAPQPGGGGQPGAGGGAWGGLKAEADRERLEQQQHEGEKQRRLEAAAAAAAAADKERKEREAAAALEKAKEIEREKKAQEERQRERDRENRLHLHHNLSEGILRNGDYMDARATSNSHHQLIRDREPHSRPTEWSLREPPTRSPARAPKVEGPYEPPPPPKVEVRVKEERREPDEPERKRPAPPPAAVPPVPSSDDFRNAHFLNLGAAERAAFWNVAAAAAAPPLGGPGSDPYRTLLDFHHPATRSELDRERYRLLNPMVAFHDRFRDISELDRLALERELQSKLAAPPLRSADPAAFSSLFSQLGPPSPYLGGLAGLAASSRASAKNGPTSAAPPGSRPEGAVPPPLIPCGSGGGAGGPNSGPPPHGLSSLNHKMGSLVDHGAHHDMALYAKERRELANHKAEGQLR; this comes from the exons GGCCCCCGCAAGCGCCGAGCCTCGGCCAGGCGGCGGCCAGCCCGGCGTCCAGTGCGGCGACGACGACCACTACACCCGCcggcgcggcggcggcagcggcggcaccaACCACTGCCGTGACCACTGCGAGCTGCACGCCGACGACCGCCACCACGACCAACGCTGCAGCCGCGCCGCCGTGCGTGCCGCCCAGCGCCCGCTCTAGTCCCCCCCTGGCACGGCGAGCACCGCCGTCGCCCGCAGCAGCCGCGTTGCTGCACAATGGGCCTTcgtggcaacagcagcagcagccggccGAACCGCAGCAGCAACCTCCCCAGCAGCAGCTTCcccagcagcaccagcagcagcagcagcagcccgccACTGCCGCCGCGGCGCCCGTGACGCCCGCCGTGACGAGCGCTCCGTCGCCCGTGGTCAGCACGCCGACCACGACCAGCAGTAGCGCCACGTCTTGTGCGCCAGCCTTGGGTCTCGGCTCGAGCAGCACGACCACCACAACCAGCGCCAGTAACAGCAGTGTGAACGTGAGCGCCGTTAGCAGTAGCATCCACCAGCGACCCCGATTGGCACCGGGCAGCCCCGCGCCTTGCCGATTGCCGTCGGCCGAGCCGTCGCCCCCGCCGGCACCGAGCCTCGTATCTGAACTGCTGTCGCAGCCGCCCTACCTGCCGCCCGAAGCGCTCAATGGAAACCATTCGTCTTCATCTTCGAGCGTCGGTGGCTGTGCCTCGCTAGTGGGGCCGCGCGAGCACCACCTCTTCAGCAACAGCCGGACACCGAcgacgcccgccacgacgccacCCGTTGGCGCCACAGCGCACGCCGCGGCCGCGGCCTCGGTGGGCGGCGGTGCGGCGCCGCCTCCCCTGCGCAACGGCAGCGCGTTCGCCGGCCACggctcgtcgccgtcgccgctGCTGGCGAGCCACCTGGTCCACAACCCGGGCACCGCCGGCAGCCGCGagggcagcagcggcagcgtGTCCAAGCCCGTGACGCCCGCGGCCGCTGCGCCCGCGCCGGGGCCCCTGTTCCCCTTCTCGCTGGTGCAGCCGCCGCCGCACAGCCGCGGCTCGCCGCACAGCAGCCGAGGTTCGCCGCAGAGTTCGTTCCTGGCCGCGCTGCCCACGCCGCCGCCGGCCACGGCCGCCCGCCCGGGCCTCGCGGTCACGCCCACGCGCGCCCCGACCCCGACGTCCAGCCTGGGAAGCTCGCATTCCAACAGCAGCCTGTCCAGCCTCAGCCAGTTGAGTCAGTCGCTGCAGGGCAAggagagcggcggcggcggcagcagtagtagcagcagcggcagcggccgaGGGGGATCGCGCAACAATACGCCCTGCTCCCTGGCACCGCCACTGGGCTCTGTGCCGGAGAGGTCCAACCTGCCGCCGGGAATCTACTCCGGTGCATCTTCCAACAGCCTCACCAGCCTGGTCTTCTCCAAGCCCTGGGCTGG GTCCGGGCCCGGCTCCTACCCAGGAGTGCCGGTGACCAGCAACGGCCCTCCATCAGCACGAATGGGGACACCACCTGTGGCGGCGCACCGACCCACGCCCCCACTGCCTGTCAGCAGCAGCGGGCCCTCCCCCTCTTCCTCCTCCGCCGCCGCAGCCTcctcagcagcggcggcagcggcagcggctgCAGGCCTGGGGTTTCCTCCTCATCCAGGAATGTTCGCTCCCCCCATCGCACCACCAGGGGCTCCCCCACTTGCCTCCACTGCTTTGGGCTTGCCTGCTGGACCCACTGCCTTTGTGCCAGATGCGCCTCTGCTGCCAA ACCAAGACCTGCTGCGACGAGAGTTGGACACGCGGTTCTTGGCATCTCAGGACCGGTCAATAGCGATTCCGCCGCCACCCTACATGCGCACTGAACTTCACCATCACCCAACGCAACCTGCCCAGCAGCAGCATCATCCTTTACACCCAGCACACAGCCCATTCCTGCCCCCTGCCCTCGCAGGGTCCCTAGTGCCGCAGCCATCACCTCACCTG taTGACAAGTTCCATCCAAAGCTGGACTCTCCATTTTATTCAAGAAGTGCCGCA TTGGGGTTGTCCGGTTACACTGGTCTGTCTCCACTTCTCAACCCAAGCATGGCCACTGGAACCCCATTCGTATCACCTGCCCATCTTGCTGCATTTCAGCCAAAA ATGAACCCCCTTGTGAAGAACAAGAACATG AAGTCCGGTCGGTGGTGCGCCATGCATGTCCGCATTGCCTGGGAGATCTACAACCACcagcagaaacagcagcagcagcaacagcagcagtcaTCCTCAGAGCCTGCCTCTCACAAAAGTGGCCCCTCCACTGTTGGGCCTGGTGCGTCAGCGCCGTCCGGCCCCCCTCCCTCCTCTGCCTCTCTGTCTGCCAAAGGTGACCTTCTGAGGGCGCAGAATCATCACCTGTACTCGTCTCTGCCAAGGCCGCACGACCTCAGTGCCTTTCCATCGGCATTGCTGGGGCCAGGCGGAG CTGGCCACCCTAGGGCACCCTTCGAAGCGTCACCTCATGGCAATTTTCTCGCACCTAGCCCCGGTCACATAG CCGCAAGCATGAGTCGAATGCCAGTGTCCACATCGAGCAGTTCTCTCAGCCGGTCAACGGCATCACGAGTGCTTCCTCCTCCTGGAATGTCCCCCTTTGCAAGGCCCGGTTTCCCTGGATTTGTTGGTGCACCCGCTGGAAATGCTTATGGCACGCTTGGAGGGCTTG CTGGGTTGTCAGCAAATTCGGCAGCCAGTCTCTTTGCGAGTCGGGGCGACCTGGGAGCCGGCTGCTTGGGCCAGGACCCATGGGCACGCCTGCACCGTGGAGCACCTTTCGGTCCTCTTGGTGGGGCAGCTCCTGCGCCTCAACCAGGGGGTGGAGGCCAACCCGGTGCAGGGGGTGGTGCCTGGGGAGGCCTCAAGGCTGAGGCTGACCGCGAGCGTCTAGAGCAGCAACAGCACGAAGGGGAGAAGCAACGCAGGCtcgaggctgctgctgccgccgctgccgctgctgacAAGGAGCGCAAAGAGCGCGAGGCCGCCGCAGCTCTCGAGAAGGCTAAGGAGATCGAGAG GGAAAAGAAGGCCCAGGAAGAAAGACAACGAGAAAG GGATCGGGAGAACCGGCTACACTTGCACCACAATCTATCAGAAGGAATTCTACGAAACGGGGACTACATGGACGCACGAGCAACGAGTAACAGCCACCACCAACTCATCCGAGACCGAGAGCCCCACTCACGCCCGACTGAGTGGAGCCTTCGGGAACCCCCAACACGGTCGCCCGCCCGAGCTCCCAAGGTCGAGGGTCCCTACGAACCACCGCCACCTCCCAAGGTCGAAGTGAGGGTAAAAGAAGAGCGGCGCGAACCCGACGAGCCAGAACGGAAGCGGCCAGCACCTCCACCCGCCGCTGTGCCACCCGTTCCGTCTTCGGACGACTTCAGGAATGCCCACTTTCTCAATCTGGGTGCCGCGGAGAGGGCTGCCTTCTGGAACGTTGCGGCTGCAGCCGCGGCCCCGCCACTGGGTGGCCCCGGTAGTGACCCTTACCGAACATTGCTCGACTTTCACCACCCAGCCACCCGCAGTGAACTCGACCGGGAGCGTTACCGCCTACTCAATCCCATGGTCGCCTTCCACGACCGATTCCGCGACATCTCAGAGCTGGATCGATTGGCACTCGAGCGAGAGCTGCAGAGCAAGCTGGCCGCCCCTCCCCTAAGGTCCGCAGACCCAGCAGCCTTCTCTAGCCTCTTCTCACAGCTGGGTCCCCCGAGCCCCTACCTCGGGGGCCTTGCGGGGCTGGCAGCATCCAGCCGGGCTAGTGCCAAGAACGGGCCCACCTCGGCCGCACCCCCTGGGTCCCGCCCCGAGGGTGCCGTGCCTCCCCCGCTCATCCCCTGCGGCAGCGGAGGGGGCGCAGGGGGACCTAACAGTGGTCCACCCCCGCACGGACTGTCCTCTCTCAACCACAAGATGGGCTCGCTCGTCGACCACGGCGCGCACCATGATATGGCACTCTATGCCAAGGAGAGGAGAGAACTGGCCAATCACAAGGCAGAAGGGCAGCTAAGGTAG